CGGTGATCGAGGCGGTCCTCGACGCGCTGGGCATCGCGCGCGTGGGGGTCGCGGGGTACGAGGCGGACGACGTCATCGGCACCTTCACCGCGCGGGCCACCGGCCCGGTCGACATCGTGACGGGCGACCGTGACCTGTACCAGCTGGTGGACGACGCGCGCGGCGTGCGGGTGCTGTACCCGCTGAAGGGCGTCGGCAGTCTCCAGCTGACGGACGAGACCTGGCTGCGCGAGAAGTACGGCGTCGACGGCAGCGGGTACGCGGATCTGGCCCTGTTGCGCGGCGACCCCAGCGACGGACTGCCGGGCGTGCCGGGCATCGGCGAGAAGACGGCCGCCAAGCTGCTCGCCGAGTTCGGCGACCTGGCCGGGATCCTGGCCGCGGTCGACGACCGCGGGGCGAAGCTGACGCCGGCCCAGCGCCGGCGGCTGGACGAGGCGCGTCCCTACCTGGCGGTGGCGCCGACGGTCGTCCGGGTGGCGTCCGACGTGCCGCTGCCGGACGTCGACACGACCCTGCCGCGCCGGCCGCGCGACCCGGAGGCGCTCGAGGCGTTGTCGGGGCGCTGGGGGCTCGGCGGCGCGCTGCAGCGGCTGCTCACCACGCTTGAACCATGACGATTCAGGCAATCGGCCTCATACACTTGAACACCTGGGAGACGCGCGTGCACAGGTGAGAGGCGCCCACAGGGCGGAAGTGCTAGCTTAGGTTAGCCTAAGTTATTCGGATCAGGGAGGCCGTCATGGCAGATCGTCCGGCCCGCCAGCCGCGCAGGACTCACTCCGCCCAGGTCGTCCGCACCGAGCGACTGACCCCGCACATGCAGCGCGTGGTGCTCGGCGGCGACGGCCTCGCCGAATTCACCGCGGGCACGTGCACCGACCACTATGTGAAGCTGCTCTTCCCTCCCGCCGAGGGCGTGACCTATCCGGAGCCCTTCGACCTCCAGCGGATCCGCGAGGAGCTCCCGCGCGAGCAGTGGCCGGTCACCCGGACGTACACCGTGCGCGGCTGGGACCCGGAACTGCGCGAGCTGACCCTGGACTTCGTGCTGCACGGCGACGAGGGCCTGGCCGGCCCCTGGGCGATGCGTGCCCAGCCTGGTGAGACCCTGCGCTTCATGGGCCCCGGCGGCGCCTACGCCCCCGACGCGAGCGCCGACTGGCATCTGCTCGCCGGTGACGAGAGCGCGCTGCCCGCGATCGCGGCCGCCCTGGAGTCGCTGCCCGACGGCGCCGAGGTACGGGCCTTCGTGGAGGTCGCCGGGCCCGAGGAGGAGCAGAAGATCGACTCCGACGCGCAGGTCGTCTGGCTGCACCGCGGCGACCGTCCCGTCGGCGAGCTGCTGGTCGAGGCGGTGCGCACGATGGAGTGCCCCGAGGGCCGGGTGCACGCGTTCGTGCACGGCGAGGCGGCCTTCGTGAAGCAGCTGCGGGCTCTGCTGCGCCTGGAGCGTCAGGTGCCGCGCGAGGACCTGTCCATCTCCGGCTACTGGCGGCTCGGGCACAACGAGGACGGCTGGCAGGCGTCCAAGCGGGAGTGGAACGCCCGGATCGAGGCGGAGCAGGAGACCGGGGCGACGGCCGCGTAGCCGCCGGGGCGACGGCCGCACCGGCGCAGGTGCGGCGAAAGCGGCGGCACGCCGAGGTGCCGCCGCTTCGGCGTCCTCGGGGGACGGAAGGCCCCGCGCGAGCGCCTACGCTGGACGGCGATGAGACGCAGGACCCCCCTTCCGCCCTCCCCGTTGCCGCAGCGCGAAGGGGTGGACCCGGTGCGGGTGCGGCTGCCCTTCGGGGGCACGTGGCCGACCGTGCGGGAGTATCTGGTGGAGCGGCTGACCGGCGCCGGCGACGGGGTCGTCGACGGGATGTTCGACGCGGGGCTGGTCGTCGGGGCGGACGGGACGGCGGTGGCGCCGGACGCGGCGTACGTGCCGGGGATGTTCGTGTGGTTCCACCGGGAGCTGCCCGCCGAGGTGCGCGTGCCGTTCGAGCTGCGGATCGTGCACCGCGACGAGCACATCGTCGTCGTCGACAAACCGCACTTCCTCGCCACCACCCCACGCGGCAGCCATGTCGCGGAGACCGCGCTCGCCCGGCTCCGCCGCGAGCTCGGCATTCCGTCGCTGACCGCCGCGCACCGGCTGGACCGGCTCACCGCCGGGCTGGTGCTGTTCACGGTGCGGCCCGAGGAGCGGGGCGCGTACCAGACGCTGTTCCGCGACCGGCGGGTGCGCAAGGTGTACGAGGCGGTCGCGCCGTACGATCCGGCGCTCACCCTGCCCCGGAGCGTGCGCAGCCGGATCGTGAAGGAGCGCGGCTCGCTGACCGCCCGGGAGGTCGAGGGCGAGCCGAACGCGGTGAGCCACGTCGAGCTGATCGAGCACCGTGCGGACCTCGCCCGGTACCGGCTGGTGCCGGGCACCGGCCAGACGCATCAGCTGCGGGTGCACATGAACGCGCTGGGCGTGCCCCTCCTCGGTGATCCGCTGTACCCGGTGGTGACCGACCCCGTGCCGGCCGGTGACTTCCGGCGCCCGCTGCAACTGCTCGCGAGGGAGCTGGAGTTCACCGATCCGGTCACGGGAGTGGCGCATGTCTTCCGCACTGGGCGGACCCTGGCGGCCTGGTCCGGGGACCCGGAGTGGGCCGGTCAGTAGCCCCGCCACCAGCGCAGGAACCGCTGCCAGGCGCCCGGCCTGCGGGCGCCGACCGGTTCCGCGGCGGGCACGGGCTGCTGGGGCGCCGCCGGCGCGGTGACCGCCTGGTCCGCGGCGGCCGCGGGCTCGGCGGCGGGCGCCGGCTCGGGGACCGGGGTGCCGACCTGCCAGTTGGTGCGCCGGTGGTGCACCGGCTGCAGGCCCGGCTTCTCCATCACGTCCTGCTGCGGCTTGGGCTCGAACCGCACCGGCAGTTCCACCAGGTGACGTGAGGCGATCGACTCGGACCAGTCCAGGTCCTCTTCGTCGCAGTCGAGTTCGACGTCCGGCAGCCGCATCAGCAGCGCGTCCACACCGATGTCGGCGATGGCACGGCCGATGTCCTGTCCGGGGCACTCGTGCGGTCCGCCGCCGAAGGCGAGGTGCGAGCGGTTGCCCTGCATGTTGGCGGTCAGGTCGGGCCGTACCTTCGGGTCGACGTTGCCCGGCGCGGGGGCGAACAGCAGCCCGTCGCCCTTGCGGATCCGCTGGCCGCCCAGCTCCGTCTCCTGCTTGGCGAAGTAGGCGAAGACCGCGCTGAACGGCGGCTCGTCCCACAGCGACTGCTCGACCGCCTCCGGCACGGTCATCTGGCCGCCGTTGAGCTGGGCGCGGAAGCGCGGGTCCGTGAGCACCGTGCGCAGCACGTTGGCCAGGAGGTTGGCGGTGGCCTCGTAGGCGGCGATGAGCACCACCCGCAGGTGTTCGCGGACCTCGTCGTCGGTGAGGCCGGCCGGGTGGGTGACGAGATGGCTGGTGAAGTCTTCCTCGGGCTGGGCGCGGCGCTGGGCGGCGAGCCGTCCGAGGGCGTCGACGATGTACTGGTTGCTGGAGATCGCGGTCTCGGTGCCCTTG
This region of Streptomyces chromofuscus genomic DNA includes:
- a CDS encoding 5'-3' exonuclease; its protein translation is MRDVTGRLMLLDTASLYFRAYFGVPDSVRAPDGTPVNAVRGLLDFIDRLVRDHHPEHLVACMDADWRPKWRVDLIPSYKAHRVAEEQESGPDVEEVPDTLSPQVPVIEAVLDALGIARVGVAGYEADDVIGTFTARATGPVDIVTGDRDLYQLVDDARGVRVLYPLKGVGSLQLTDETWLREKYGVDGSGYADLALLRGDPSDGLPGVPGIGEKTAAKLLAEFGDLAGILAAVDDRGAKLTPAQRRRLDEARPYLAVAPTVVRVASDVPLPDVDTTLPRRPRDPEALEALSGRWGLGGALQRLLTTLEP
- a CDS encoding siderophore-interacting protein produces the protein MADRPARQPRRTHSAQVVRTERLTPHMQRVVLGGDGLAEFTAGTCTDHYVKLLFPPAEGVTYPEPFDLQRIREELPREQWPVTRTYTVRGWDPELRELTLDFVLHGDEGLAGPWAMRAQPGETLRFMGPGGAYAPDASADWHLLAGDESALPAIAAALESLPDGAEVRAFVEVAGPEEEQKIDSDAQVVWLHRGDRPVGELLVEAVRTMECPEGRVHAFVHGEAAFVKQLRALLRLERQVPREDLSISGYWRLGHNEDGWQASKREWNARIEAEQETGATAA
- a CDS encoding RluA family pseudouridine synthase, whose protein sequence is MRRRTPLPPSPLPQREGVDPVRVRLPFGGTWPTVREYLVERLTGAGDGVVDGMFDAGLVVGADGTAVAPDAAYVPGMFVWFHRELPAEVRVPFELRIVHRDEHIVVVDKPHFLATTPRGSHVAETALARLRRELGIPSLTAAHRLDRLTAGLVLFTVRPEERGAYQTLFRDRRVRKVYEAVAPYDPALTLPRSVRSRIVKERGSLTAREVEGEPNAVSHVELIEHRADLARYRLVPGTGQTHQLRVHMNALGVPLLGDPLYPVVTDPVPAGDFRRPLQLLARELEFTDPVTGVAHVFRTGRTLAAWSGDPEWAGQ
- a CDS encoding cytochrome P450, with protein sequence MTPESHTTTDTDDLGVSPPPGCPAHSLGPGGLHRLYGPEAQDLGALYERLRTEHGAVAPVLLHDDVPMWVVLGHAENLHMVRSPAQFTRDSRIWSPLLEGMVKPDHPLMPHIAWQPICSHAEGDEHLRLRGAVTGALTTIDFRSLRRHITRYTQILVNRFCEAGEADLVGQYADHLPMAVMCEILGMPDEYGDRIVHAARDMLKGTETAISSNQYIVDALGRLAAQRRAQPEEDFTSHLVTHPAGLTDDEVREHLRVVLIAAYEATANLLANVLRTVLTDPRFRAQLNGGQMTVPEAVEQSLWDEPPFSAVFAYFAKQETELGGQRIRKGDGLLFAPAPGNVDPKVRPDLTANMQGNRSHLAFGGGPHECPGQDIGRAIADIGVDALLMRLPDVELDCDEEDLDWSESIASRHLVELPVRFEPKPQQDVMEKPGLQPVHHRRTNWQVGTPVPEPAPAAEPAAAADQAVTAPAAPQQPVPAAEPVGARRPGAWQRFLRWWRGY